GAGAGTGCACTCCTGTGCAGTCACAGGACCAGCCTCCTTGGAAGTCAACAAGGGAGAATAATTTGTTCTTATCCTTGTTCCAGAAAGATAGGACAAAGCTTGATGGCCATGGCTTGAGCCATCTCTGTACCATCCTTTACAACTTCAAAAGGCCAGCTATAGTTTCAGCAGGAAGTGTGTGCAGAATTCTGATTTTTGAGTAGCTtcacaaaaggaaaaagaagaagaagaagaagaagaagaagaagaagaagaaaaaggagaataaCCCAAAATTTGGACTCTTTGGATTAGTGGGAAAATTGAATTTGAATTTTGGCAAGTTTTACTCAGATTGTAACTCTTTTCATCACAGTCATTCTAGCATTTCCAATGACTTCATGTATGAGATCTTAAAGATGTGGTTTTGTCTATGAGTGATTGAAACACACCATTATTAGTCAACAATGCATTGTTTTCTCAAACAAGGCTTTGCCGTGTTGTCCACAGGATTCATTCGCTTTTAAGATTAGATCTTTCGTAGGGCTACTGTTAGAAATGGCCTTCAATTCCACGTGATGGAGTTGATCCGATCTGGTTTAGTTTCTGGATGGTATTGTGTTTTGAAAGTTGGATGCCACTTGAGATCTTATTCCTTATCTTACTTCATTGATAGTGATTTCCTCCGGTTGAAAGATCTGCAAAGCTATGTTGGGAGCATACCTCTTCCCGATGCTGGAGTTCATAGGAATGTGTCTAGTTTGGAGAGTTCATAAGTAAGCGAATAACTGAAGAGAACCTCCTTTTATATGCATCAAACTAGGTTATCAACGAGGAGTATTTCCATTTGAATATCATAGAGATTAAACGCGTTTAAGTGGTGTCGCATTATTGTCATGATTGATTGCCATGTGGTTTAGCTTTGATTGATAAAAGAGGTTCTCTTCAGTTATTCGCTTACTTATGAAGAAAGattagtaaaaaataatattttgaaagaTATAGACTATATGATTATATTAAGAGAAAACAAATtaagcatataaagaaaaatacctaaaaaaattattgaaattaTTTACAATGATATTTGTGGACCACTtcctattttattatatttatagatgACTTGTCAAGTATGATTATATGCATCTAATACATAAATTTTTTTGAAGTTGATGACACTTACAAGgtcgagagataattagatagaaaaattaaaattatcatatcTAATATGGATGATAAATTTTATGACAAATATGATAAGTGAATACCGATACTTTTAttagattcttagaaaaatagAGTGTTTTATGCTAAGTATACCTTACCAAGTATGTCAAAtaacattattaaaaaataaaattatattcttatgGATATAATTAAAAGCATAATGAGTCATTCCTCTAAGTCTAAGTTGATATGAGGTGACGCTTTTAGGATaactatatatatcttgaatattGTTCATAGTAAGTTAATTTTATCAACTCTATTTGAGTTATGAATTGATATGAAACTTAATTTGAGATATCTACATATTTAGGATTATCATAGAGATAAAAAGTCTTCAATCCATATAAAAAAGAATTGGATCCGAGATAAATTATTTGATAGTTAGAGAAAAAGTCCAAAACAATAAATGTCAATTAAGAACCCAAGCAGCTAATCCATTTACTAATGCTTTATAGCCTAAAgtgtttaaaaatatatatttttataatggaAATTATGATCAAgccataaaaaaaatatgataatgcaTATTCTGGATACTACTATTAATATTTTtcacttaattaaaattatttatttttattatcttatttatatttatatttataatatattatatttaaatatgataatagaattatcttaacaagataaattatagaAATCATTATAAATGATATTAGAAAAGACTAACAGTATCACGATCTAGGAGGGTTGACACATACAACAACTATGACTTGCATTGATAGTAAAACTTAATGAAGTATTATTGTACTTATTGTTCTTATCAACTTGCTTTAAAATTTTTGATCatatataaaatacttttcaaaattttcataatctaattaaataaaattatttttttaattatatttactttaatttattttttttataattaatagaTAAAGAAacagaatattagattatgtgaccttatttaattagataaaatatattatagatctaattGAATTATACTTATGTTAttggttaataaaaaaaatccactTATAATAGGATTCTTTATGAGATGACATTAATAGAAGGAACTTTCCTAATCAATAATCATAGTTCCGTTATtcttatgtataaatatatagtaTATACTAGGGATTACATACAATAAGATTCATGATTTATTCTTATCTCTCTTTAGTCTCTGTTATATCGTATAAACTATAGAAAAATAAGATAAGTCAAGTTTTCTTTCTAAATTAGTATTACTGTATTTTACGGATCAAACTACGGAGTTCATTttatgaatcaaataaaaatattctgGATAATATGGAAAGCTACATATTCTAAttttgatctattattatttgattttaatttaatattaaatttgTATGACATAAGAGTATTACTAATAATTTATAAGGAGAGAGCATTGCTTTAATCTTATCATGATAACTTACAAGTTAACCAGCAGAATAGCTCGTGAAACAATTAAGATAACACCAAGACAAAATGCTCCAAACAATGAACATGAGAAGGCTGGTGAACGTAGCCACGATTCATGTTGTTGTGCTTCGTTCTAAGACCAGTTACAAGGAAAGGCATCGTTGAGGTCTGACGAAGTGCATGAACGCTTTCAACATCACAAACAATGCCACTTGACCAACTTCAATAGTGTTATACTTTAACAGTGTTTGCTAATTAGATGGGACTGCTTTTATCATGTCCTGTCAAGAGAAAAAAGAGTTGCTCGGATCTGAAGGGCACGTACATTTCCAACTTCACCAACTTCAATGATGTGCCTTTTGTGCAACAACGTGATTCGCATGGAATGCATGGGCAGGTCACCAACCTCTGAAAAGGCTACACTTTTCCCATCATTACACTATGTGTCACAGTTCGAGAGGTCTCATGATGTATTTGATTCCACAGAATGGTCGACGATAGCAGGTAAAGACCATAGCACAGAGGACTACATAATTCTGTTGTCAAAGTAGCTCGTCATGCAACAAGACCAATATTTCACATCACAACTCTGCATCCTATGGATTTGATTTTGGTATTATCAGAAGTACAGAAATTTTCTTCAACTTTCTCTGTGTTTTGAAGCACATGATTTTAGGAGGGTCATAGAAATCGTAATCTCACTTTCACTCGTACACAGCCGTGGACGACACCCTAGAAAGCCACAGTGATGAAACCTTGTCAACTGTTTATGGTGACAACTCCAGGCATAATAAAGTCAGTATTAGCATGAACAAAAAAACTTCACGTGCTGCTTCATCTATATACCAATAaactgaaacttgtaagggtgaaGAATGATGCAATTTGGAGGGGACATGAAGTTCACATCGGGGAAGCAAGCCAGACCAGAAGTAGGTAAAGGAATTCTGGAAGAAATAATAGACATATTAATCTGCAAGTTCTCATCCTTCCACGAGTTTGATTTTTCAAGAATCACAATCCACAGAgattccaaaaagaaaaaaaaatgatcgaTCTTTTCCTTTGTATGACAGTAAATGATTTGAACGGGTGCAATGCTAGTAAAATGGAGTTCTTTTCCTTGTCGACTCAAAAGCAGTGTTTTGGATATGTAAAGATTGATTATTACATGAAGCCATCCATTTATTTGCCAACTAGTTATTCTAGGAATTTTCTTGAAAGAGCTTCTGCTACCGATATGTAGCCAAAATATTAAAGCACTGAAATATGTCACAAGAGGGATACTGATGATGAATGGCAAATCCAATTCTAAtaatatgatcaaatttttttatattttttgtaaTTTTGAATCCATGATTGGCTCAGAATTTGGAGTCGATCTCGAGTAGCACAAGATGTCATCCTCAATGCACAACTCAGAATGCATGAGCTGCATTTGCAGTCGATCATACATGGTGGGtatctactactactactacctgATGACTGATATACCTAAAATATAATGGTGAGCCAATTTGGCGCTGAGGAAAACAGCAGGGATACAACAAGCCGCCTCCTATTTGGACACGCATTCACATGTACACAACTCTTATTTCAACCAGAATTTAATCCCAGTTTGACGATGTCAAAGAAATGAGAACAGATTACTAATAGTCTCCTCCAGTGGAAACTCCACATCAGTTGTGTGTGCAAAATTTTGTGGAACATCATCAGTGCATCCACCACACAAACGCACACACCACCAGGACTGTAATAACCATACCTGTATACGCAATCCACTTGTCCACGCGGTGTCGCCGCTCAATTAGCTTCAACACGGTGTTAGATAACCCTACGGTATTAAGGATGTCCAGGGCCTTCCTTTGGGCTCTCTGCCAAGAAAACAGCCAAAAATTGTGGGATAACATGCGCTCTTTAACCTTTTCTTGAAGGGAatataagataaatagcaaacctAAAACTGTATTGATGATAATATAAAGATGTCAAGCAACATATGGTTCATCTTTTGTTGACGAGAATGATAACCGGTTGATGATCCCATGACTTACCTTCAAGCGATCCCTCTGCTCGGCGTACTTAGACAGAACAGCCACTCCAGTGGCATATGCTTCTTCCAGCATCATTGAAGAGTTTCGTGCGGATTGCATTGCTTGTGCTTCCTCGTCAAATATTCTCAGAATATGCGCAGACTCCCCATTCTGCAGTTAACATCAATATATTTGGTTGAATGCTATATCATGCCTAAACATCAAATTTGTTTTCAAATACTTATCATACAAAGGTGTGATGCTTCTTACAGCTCTTTCCAATAATTCTGCACGTTCTTTAGCTTCCTGCACCCTCTTTTGTTGACGGAAGGAATGCTTGTCAAGACTTTCTTTCAGTGAATCCACCTCTTCTGCCACCTGTTCCACTTTTCTTCACCAGCACAAAACAACGAAAGACATTAGAAATTTCTTAACCAATACTGGGCAATAGCATCAAGAAGCCTAATAGTTTGTTCTGTCTATACACCACACACAAATTACAATATAGTTTTTGGAGCTTGCTAGTCACATTTGTACATCAGAGAAGCATTTTGCATAAGGCTAGTTAACAGAAAGAAGATTAACCTCAAAAGTGCTCAAAACCCATCCAAACTACATAAATTGGTGGAAACACAAACAAAAGATCTATATAAGATGGACTAATTGattttaaaacttctgaatgtgaCATCTTAGTTAACTAATCAAGATTTGGTTCTTAGAGAATCTAGTGAAAATAATTGAATGACTTGAGCAtattaccaatgaaattgaagacAAATTAATAACATGCCCTATGCAAACAACTATAAATTATGTGtatctacacacacacacatatgcatattatgGTGATTCCCAAAATCAGATCAGGAAACTAACTTTTCGGCAACTAGAAAGCACACAAGAtgacatccaagaagaggtgagaTGATCTTCAGACAACTTAGGACTCCAACTAAGCCATCCATCACAATATTTGCAGTCATAAAAACTACATATCATCGGACTAATATTCAAGCTCTACGAATTTCTGAAATAAATAACATTCTATTGCATCTCAATCTCACCAAGGAAGTTCAAACGGACAATGGAAAATAGTGCGAGAGGATACATGCTTGATGATGTAACTGGGTTTTTGACTCTGCAACAGGTGTTGTTCATTTTTTACTCTGCAACATTTAAAGAATGAACATTCTGCtggcttttattttctagtttttCATTTTGGTATTTGCAGATGattctttttatcatttttattagtCATTTTAGAAAGCGTTTCAGGGTCATACTTTAAGTTGTATTGATCCTTATATAACTAATGTAGTATTGTTTTGATATGAATTAGCATGGGAAAACATTGCATGGTTAAAGTTCTTGAAAATTCTAGATGTCTCATTAGATGGTCAATAAGTTTGTTAACCTTTCTTACAACCTCTGAAGTTTGTCTCAATAAATGCCTACCACGACTGATAATTTTTATACAAGAAATCCACAAAATTGAGGGCAATTGggttggaaataatttatatattatacaTTTGCTTGAATGACAGTGGATCTTTGATCGATGGATGCGTGCATCTCTTTCTCCACCCCCTTTCTCCTATCAATCACTTAACTGGCATTGCTTTCTTTTTGCTGCCTTCTCTTATCTGCAACAATTTAAATTTTGATTTCTTCCACAGATCTTTGACGTTTGTTGTTTTCTTACAACAGCAAACTTATTAGTCAACTTCTCTTTTGTCCAGGAAAATATCCAAATGTGAATCAGTATCCATTTTTACAACCCTGTCACATACCTTTTACCATCAAACTTGATATCAGATCTTATGATGACCACTGTATTCTATCATGAATTCCAGTTCATAATCTAGTACCCAATAAATGTTGCACAATTGTCCTATTTCATTCATTTGTATTGAAGGGCGACCCAGTAAATGTGACTCCACCCAGTGCACACGGTTCAGTTCATTTACTCTGTGATACcactttatttttatatatgtcaACTCACTAAAAAATCCATATCATGATCTTACAAAAGTACAAATTTCCCATGAAACACACATCATTTTTCTGATTTGCCTACATCTTATCATAAAACATAAATCTATTTCCTTACCAGAAGAAAGACATTAACTCCTACAAATCTTGCTGTGGGTAGACGTTACACCTTAACAAGGGCATAGTCTCTTCATAAACAGAAACACCAAACCATCCAAAAAGAAGCTATGATCCAATTAAGGAACCCAAAAACACCATGAAAGAGTATCTACTCTTTAAGGTTCTGATAGAGAATTTCTAGACTGGGCAACAATGACAATCATTGAGAACTATGCTGGGCAATATCCTAGTTACATGAAGAGCGATCAGCACTTTCTTTATAATGGTTTCAAAATATGGTTTGATCAGAATGACCCTCGATTTCATGAGCAAACATATTAAAGGTGAAACAAAATACACAGATATAAGTTGAATTCTACGGACATCTGCATCCAATCAGAGGCTTCTCAAATAAAACAGAAAATCCCAATTAAGCTCTTCACATAAGACATCACATGAAAGAACAAAAATTATCACCAACTTCTCCAATTTAGACCAAAAGGAATGAGTACGAAACCAATCAACCAAATAAGATTCAATTCAGAAATCATACACATATATGGGAAATATACTCGGAGATTAGACCCTGTAATTGTTCGCTTAACCCTAATCGATAAAACCATTATATGGAAACCCTAATCATCCATATGGATCACGAAGAGGAGCATTCATGCATCAGATCGCAAGATCGACCCCGAAGAAAAAGAAGGGGATTAATCGACGGGTTATCGAATCGGATACCTCTTCCAGAGATCGCGCTGGCCTCTGACGGGAATCGACCGCCAGAGGCGATCCATCTCGGCACATAGGGAGCGGATCTGGGTGATGTCTCTCTTGACCGCGAGGGAGAGCTCCGCCGGATCCGCGACCGAAGGTGACGATGACGAAGcatacgaggaggaggaggcggatgaCTCAAGACGCTCGAGCCGCTCCAGCCCATCTCTCGTCCGGAGAAGCAACCGCCGCGTACTCTGGTAGATCTCAGAGAGGGTTGCTCCGCCGCCTCCAATGCCGCCGGCTTCCATTGGCGGAGATCTCGGGAGATGATGTCGAAAGAGAGGAAGGCTAACATACATCCTGAGCGCCCAAGGTGCTGGGATCTGGTGTTGTGTCCATTACAAATACAGATTGCGCATCCAACTAAGTCGTTGCGCGTGTTGGTCTGGAGGAGGTGCGGATAATAATACACCCTATCTATTTTATTACCAAAAAAAGGGAAGTGGGGCCCGATGGTGGTCTCCACGAGAGGCCCACATCACCAACGGCCACGCGCATAACTCATGACGCTGAGTCGGCGGAGTCATTTTAATTTCTTCGTGGACAGATACGTCACCGGGTCACACAAGACTTCCACCCCCCCGCTCGCTACCGTCTGATTACGGTGCGGGCCCCATTCGCAAGCTCCTCATGGTCGCAGAGTCGAGTGGAAACGCAGGTGTGCGAttgctttttattatttgtttaaaTCCGACTCATATAACCGGGTCCGCGTGATGAACTCGGTGCGTCCAACAACACGAGAAATGTGGGACCCACAGCCGGACGCAGCGTCGGGCCAATCGTAGTCACGGGTTCGTGGTTGTGCCAAGACCGAATCCTCGTTAGCTCTGGATTCAGACTGAGGTCGATTTATTACGCGTTAGCGATTCAATTTCTTTAGATAACTCTCTCATTACTGACACTGCAGATGTAGCGATCCAATTTATTACATCatgtcttattattattattatttcttccaATCCACAAGTCTACGTGCGAAAGTGTTGGAATCATTAAATTCTTGAAGTCTCCTTGGTTTAAACcatctaataaata
The DNA window shown above is from Musa acuminata AAA Group cultivar baxijiao chromosome BXJ2-4, Cavendish_Baxijiao_AAA, whole genome shotgun sequence and carries:
- the LOC135610832 gene encoding membrin-11-like gives rise to the protein MYVSLPLFRHHLPRSPPMEAGGIGGGGATLSEIYQSTRRLLLRTRDGLERLERLESSASSSSYASSSSPSVADPAELSLAVKRDITQIRSLCAEMDRLWRSIPVRGQRDLWKRKVEQVAEEVDSLKESLDKHSFRQQKRVQEAKERAELLERANGESAHILRIFDEEAQAMQSARNSSMMLEEAYATGVAVLSKYAEQRDRLKRAQRKALDILNTVGLSNTVLKLIERRHRVDKWIAYTGMVITVLVVCAFVWWMH